The Cannabis sativa cultivar Pink pepper isolate KNU-18-1 unplaced genomic scaffold, ASM2916894v1 Contig3, whole genome shotgun sequence genome window below encodes:
- the LOC133033267 gene encoding uncharacterized protein LOC133033267, giving the protein MVVAVYLVSYSDQTIEATVTNEASIIEYWWNINVLDSINIDPKPQKIIGLNCKWGLNNINPKSHKISIMQFCVGTKCLLLQLNHINTFVITRILKRFFMTGSNNIFVGIGVEDVVSNLQHEYGILCCDDEDEMLMERVIIDVRSLAKERYPFSFGGRSEWIGLKTLAYQLVKLPRSKQRKNNNVVYSTLDFESLKLEKEIVKSACIDVYVSYRIGHKLIKEI; this is encoded by the coding sequence ATGGTGGTGGCAGTGTACTTAGTTTCATACTCTGATCAGACCATAGAAGCAACAGTCACCAACGAGGCTTCCATAATCGAATACTGGTGGAACATCAATGTCCTTGACTCCATTAATATTGATCCCAAACCACAAAAGATTATAGGTCTCAACTGCAAATGGGGTCTTAATAACATTAACCCAAAAAGCCACAAAATTTCTATTATGCAGTTCTGTGTAGGCACCAAGTGTCTCCTTCTCCAACTCAACCACATAAACACTTTCGTCATTACTCGAATTTTGAAGAGGTTTTTCATGACCGGTTCCAACAACATCTTTGTGGGAATTGGAGTTGAAGATGTCGTTTCTAATCTACAACATGAGTATGGAATTTTATGttgtgatgatgaagatgagatGTTAATGGAGAGGGTGATTATTGATGTGCGTAGTTTGGCTAAAGAACGTTACCCTTTTAGCTTTGGTGGAAGATCGGAGTGGATTGGCCTCAAAACACTTGCTTATCAATTGGTCAAGCTTCCTAGGTCCAAACAACGTAAGAATAATAATGTTGTTTATTCAACTCTTGATTTTGAGTCTTTGAAGCTTGAGAAGGAGATTGTTAAGAGTGCTTGTATTGATGTTTATGTTTCCTATAGAATTGGTCACAAGCTAATTAAGGAAATCTAA
- the LOC115709584 gene encoding flowering time control protein FCA isoform X2, whose translation MIPITITLTSPTTTTIPFALTTTQASSMAPLPMVRVITCLCLNVKGVGLIRTEETRQIRPLFEQHGNVAEVILLKDRSTGQQQGSCFVKFATTFEADKAIAALNNQHYFPGEQVPITVKYAGKPDRERERERERHGAPDNKVFVAMLNKEASREEIMEIFSPYGFVEDVYIILDEMKQSRGCGFVRFSHADMAATAIKALNGTYTMRGCDRPLAVRFAEPKKVRNGEGRNNKMFSGMPFGPHSHEPVVRTTTNLGESMLGHNRPNAPYLAQLFSLTTQPQAVSLVANQEPLQLSQMQNIKTSTQQFQGEVHDFPRQLHLIQPSKQTLEQQKLSQASGQSPLPTVSSSQEVAYNIPRAAVLANPQTPELPECDWSEHTCPDGHKYYYNCITRESLWDKPKEYGLFEEQLKERQQQAAVHKLQSSSLVLSKQQAAQTQESQSQAHVPP comes from the exons ATGATCCCAATTACAATAACACTCACCAGTCCCACTACTACCACCATTCCGTTCGCCCTGACCACCACTCAGGCCTCTTCAATGGCGCCATTACCTATGGTTCGGGTCATCACGTGCCTATGTCTGAACGTAAAAGGAGTTGGTCTCATTCGAACAGAGGAAACTCGCcag ATCCGTCCCCTGTTCGAACAACATGGAAATGTAGCTGAGGTTATTCTTTTGAAGGATAGGAGTACAGGCCAACAACAAG GAAGCTGTTTTGTGAAATTTGCAACAACATTTGAAGCGGACAAGGCAATTGCAGCTCTAAACAATCAACATTATTTTCCTGGG GAACAAGTACCTATTACGGTGAAGTATGCAGGCAAGCCAgatagagaaagagaaagagaacgAGAACGTCATG GGGCACCTGATAATAAAGTGTTCGTTGCGATGTTAAACAAGGAAGCTTCAAGGGAGGAAATTATGGAG ATATTTTCTCCATATGGTTTTGTTGAAGACGTCTACATTATTCTTGATGAAATGAAGCAAAGTCGTG GATGCGGGTTTGTTAGATTTTCTCATGCAGACATGGCCGCCACAGCAATCAAAGCATTAAATGGAACTTACACTATGAGG GGTTGTGATAGGCCATTAGCAGTACGTTTTGCAGAACCTAAGAAAGTTAGGAATGGAGAAGGAAG GAACAATAAGATGTTTAGTGGAATGCCCTTTGGCCCCCATTCTCATGAACCAGTTGTTAG GACAACAACCAACCTGGGTGAATCCATGTTGGGGCATAACCGGCCTAATGCACCTTATCTTGCACAACTTTTCTCGTTAACGACACAACCACAAGCAGTTTCTTTGGTGGCAAACCAGGAACCTCTACAGTTGTCGCagatgcaaaatataaaaacatccACTCAACAATTTCAAGGTGAAGTTCATGATTTTCCAAGGCAGTTGCATCTGATTCAACCTTCGAAACAAACGCTAGAGCAGCAAAAGCTGTCTCAGGCTAGCGGACAATCG CCTCTACCAACAGTCAGCAGTTCCCAGGAAGTTGCTTACAATATTCCCAGAGCTGCAGTGCTTGCAAATCCTCAGACACCCGAACTTCCAGAATGTGATTGGAGTGAGCATACCTGCCCTGATGGGCATAagtattattataattgtatCACTCGTGAAAGCTTG TGGGACAAGCCCAAGGAATATGGTTTGTTTGAGGAACAGTTAAAGGAGAGACAGCAGCAAGCTGCTGTCCACAAGCTTCAGTCTTCTTCATTGGTTCTCTCTAAACAGCAAGCTGCTCAAACACaagaaagtcaaagtcaagctCATGTTCCCCCTTAA
- the LOC115709584 gene encoding flowering time control protein FCA isoform X1 — protein sequence MSERKRSWSHSNRGNSPDRVDGYGLAKLYVSHIPRTAVEQDIRPLFEQHGNVAEVILLKDRSTGQQQGSCFVKFATTFEADKAIAALNNQHYFPGEQVPITVKYAGKPDRERERERERHGAPDNKVFVAMLNKEASREEIMEIFSPYGFVEDVYIILDEMKQSRGCGFVRFSHADMAATAIKALNGTYTMRGCDRPLAVRFAEPKKVRNGEGRNNKMFSGMPFGPHSHEPVVRTTTNLGESMLGHNRPNAPYLAQLFSLTTQPQAVSLVANQEPLQLSQMQNIKTSTQQFQGEVHDFPRQLHLIQPSKQTLEQQKLSQASGQSPLPTVSSSQEVAYNIPRAAVLANPQTPELPECDWSEHTCPDGHKYYYNCITRESLWDKPKEYGLFEEQLKERQQQAAVHKLQSSSLVLSKQQAAQTQESQSQAHVPP from the exons ATGTCTGAACGTAAAAGGAGTTGGTCTCATTCGAACAGAGGAAACTCGCcag ATCGAGTAGATGGTTATGGTCTTGCAAAACTTTATGTTTCTCATATTCCAAGAACAGCAGTTGAGCAAGAT ATCCGTCCCCTGTTCGAACAACATGGAAATGTAGCTGAGGTTATTCTTTTGAAGGATAGGAGTACAGGCCAACAACAAG GAAGCTGTTTTGTGAAATTTGCAACAACATTTGAAGCGGACAAGGCAATTGCAGCTCTAAACAATCAACATTATTTTCCTGGG GAACAAGTACCTATTACGGTGAAGTATGCAGGCAAGCCAgatagagaaagagaaagagaacgAGAACGTCATG GGGCACCTGATAATAAAGTGTTCGTTGCGATGTTAAACAAGGAAGCTTCAAGGGAGGAAATTATGGAG ATATTTTCTCCATATGGTTTTGTTGAAGACGTCTACATTATTCTTGATGAAATGAAGCAAAGTCGTG GATGCGGGTTTGTTAGATTTTCTCATGCAGACATGGCCGCCACAGCAATCAAAGCATTAAATGGAACTTACACTATGAGG GGTTGTGATAGGCCATTAGCAGTACGTTTTGCAGAACCTAAGAAAGTTAGGAATGGAGAAGGAAG GAACAATAAGATGTTTAGTGGAATGCCCTTTGGCCCCCATTCTCATGAACCAGTTGTTAG GACAACAACCAACCTGGGTGAATCCATGTTGGGGCATAACCGGCCTAATGCACCTTATCTTGCACAACTTTTCTCGTTAACGACACAACCACAAGCAGTTTCTTTGGTGGCAAACCAGGAACCTCTACAGTTGTCGCagatgcaaaatataaaaacatccACTCAACAATTTCAAGGTGAAGTTCATGATTTTCCAAGGCAGTTGCATCTGATTCAACCTTCGAAACAAACGCTAGAGCAGCAAAAGCTGTCTCAGGCTAGCGGACAATCG CCTCTACCAACAGTCAGCAGTTCCCAGGAAGTTGCTTACAATATTCCCAGAGCTGCAGTGCTTGCAAATCCTCAGACACCCGAACTTCCAGAATGTGATTGGAGTGAGCATACCTGCCCTGATGGGCATAagtattattataattgtatCACTCGTGAAAGCTTG TGGGACAAGCCCAAGGAATATGGTTTGTTTGAGGAACAGTTAAAGGAGAGACAGCAGCAAGCTGCTGTCCACAAGCTTCAGTCTTCTTCATTGGTTCTCTCTAAACAGCAAGCTGCTCAAACACaagaaagtcaaagtcaagctCATGTTCCCCCTTAA
- the LOC115709433 gene encoding WRKY transcription factor 23: MEMKRKMMMTKDSSNMMMMMQGSSNNSSSLSDIISSNGSNYFPMFESATADQFFGGENNKGSNLGFMELLGVHDYFTTTNIPPAPSPFFDFPALLASTNTVPTSTTTNITSTDHDPFIAIPKKEVVINSDACLNSTSNINNNINNQPATPNTSSISSASSTDALNEEQTNNNKAADPEYQEEEEEDDDEEEGEDQPPKTTTNKQLKAKKTNQKKQREPRFAFMTKSEVDHLEDGYRWRKYGQKAVKNSPFPRSYYRCTSASCNVKKRVERSFTDPSVVVTTYEGQHTHPSPLISRPTHHHHTTAAVPPVAAAAFTNMPFQFRHHGQLPQQYHFMTDHHHLLSSSSLSLPSNHNNNNNNNNNNSNSFANNNNNNGITTNSSAVAFLHERRFCNPSPAPALITDHGLLQDIVPSNMRTN; encoded by the exons ATGGAGATGAAGAGGAAGATGATGATGACAAAAGATAGCAGcaacatgatgatgatgatgcaggGATCTTCTAATAATTCATCATCACTTTCTGATATTATCTCATCAAACGGTTCTAATTATTTTCCAATGTTTGAGTCGGCTACTGCTGATCAGTTTTTTGGAGGTGAAAATAATAAGGGTTCCAACTTAGGGTTTATGGAGCTTCTGGGTGTCCATGACTACTTCACTACTACTAATATTCCTCCTGCTCCTTCGCCATTCTTTGATTTTCCAGCTTTATTAGCTTCTACCAATACTGTTCCAACTTCAACCACTACTAATATTACTAGTACTGATCATGATCCTTTTATTGCTATTCCTAAAAAAGAGGTGGTCATCAATTCGGATGCGTGCTTGAATAGTACtagtaatattaataataacattaataaTCAACCTGCAACGCCAAACACTTCCTCCATTTCTTCGGCTTCAAGTACCGATGCTCTCAATGAAGAAcagactaataataataaagctgcAGACCCAGAAtatcaagaagaggaagaagaagatgatgacgaagaagaaggagaagaccAACCACCAAAGACCACCACCAATAAACA gttGAAAGCGAAGAAAACAAATCAAAAGAAACAGAGAGAACCCAGATTTGCGTTCATGACTAAGAGCGAGGTTGATCATTTGGAAGATGGCTACAGATGGAGGAAGTACGGTCAAAAAGCTGTCAAAAACAGCCCATTTcccag GAGTTACTATCGTTGCACCAGTGCCTCATGTAATGTGAAGAAACGAGTTGAGAGATCGTTTACAGACCCAAGTGTGGTGGTCACTACTTATGAAGGCCAACACACACATCCAAGCCCACTCATTTCTCGTCCTACTCACCACCACCACACCACCGCCGCAGTTCCTCCGGTGGCAGCCGCAGCCTTCACCAATATGCCATTTCAATTTAGACACCACGGCCAGTTGCCTCAACAGTATCACTTCATGACTGATCATCATCATttgttatcatcatcatcactctCTTTGCCCTCtaaccataataataataataataataataataataatagtaatagttttgctaataataataataataatggcaTAACAACAAACTCATCAGCAGTTGCTTTTCTACATGAGAGGCGCTTTTGCAACCCTTCACCAGCTCCAGCTTTGATCACAGACCATGGCCTTCTTCAAGATATTGTCCCCTCCAATATGAGAACAAACTAG